In one Musa acuminata AAA Group cultivar baxijiao chromosome BXJ2-5, Cavendish_Baxijiao_AAA, whole genome shotgun sequence genomic region, the following are encoded:
- the LOC103975155 gene encoding uncharacterized protein LOC103975155 has translation MPKKMGVNTKAEAAHARRSAVEAERKDRAAKDKEEQYWREAEGSKSRAAKKREDEAEKRAEAAARRAENRKLAEQELRELEVAGRKPDRKAARVSVPVPKVTEAELQRRREEERQRILQTAEAAKKRQSRTSDEEEYDRMVMVENTNRDDSVIEAHSVEDAIARMALPEPALPPDRHPERRLKVSFKAFEESELLKLKEEKPGLMLNQYKDMIWKLWKKSPDNPLNQVDAE, from the exons ATGCCGAAGAAGATGGGCGTGAACACGAAGGCGGAGGCGGCACACGCCCGCCGGAGCGCTGTGGAGGCGGAGCGCAAGGACCGCGCCGCCAAGGACAAGGAGGAGCAGTACTGGCGGGAGGCGGAGGGCTCCAAGTCCCGCGCCGCCAAGAAGCGCGAGGATGAGGCCGAGAAACGCGCCGAGGCCGCCGCTCGCCGCGCCGAGAACCGCAAGCTCGCCGAGCAGGAGCTGCGGGAGCTCGAGGTCGCTGGGCGCAAGCCCGACCGCAAGGCCGCCCGCGTCTCCGTTCCCGTCCCCAAGGTTACCGAGGCCGAGCTCCAGCGACGCCGCGAGGAGGAGCGGCAGCGCATCCTCCAGACCGCCGAGGCCGCCAAGAAGCGCCAGAGCCGCACCTCCGACGAGGAGGAGTACGATCGGATGGTGATGGTCGAGAACACCAACAGGGACGACTCGGTGATCGAGGCCCACTCCGTGGAGGATGCCATCGCCAGGATGGCCCTCCCGGAGCCCGCGCTGCCGCCTGATCGCCATCCTGAGAGGAGGCTCAAGGTTTCTTTCAAG GCTTTTGAAGAATCAGAGCTTCTCAAATTAAAGGAAGAGAAACCAGGTCTGATGCTCAACCAGTACAAGGATATGATATGGAAGCTTTGGAAGAAATCCCCTGACAATCCCCTAAACCAG GTTGATGCTGAGTGA